In Dasypus novemcinctus isolate mDasNov1 chromosome 23, mDasNov1.1.hap2, whole genome shotgun sequence, the following proteins share a genomic window:
- the CLN3 gene encoding battenin isoform X1, which produces MAGYAGSWRRLSDSEGEETAPEPQPRLLDRRGAHWKNAVGFWLLGLCNNFSYVVMLSAAHDILSHQRAPGNQSQVEPGPTPVPRNGSSRFDCNSVSTAAVLLADILPTFLIKLLAPLGLHLLPYSPRVLVSGACAAGSFVLVAFSHSVTTSLCGVVLASISSGLGEVTFLSLTAFYPRAVISWWSSGTGGAGLLGALSYLGLTQAGLSPQHTLLSMLGIPALLLASYFLLLTSPAPPQSGREEEAETAARQPLINNEVSESKPGYGTSLSLHERWTVFKSLLHYIVPLVLIYFAEYFINQGLFELLYFRNTSLSHAQQYRWYQMLYQAGVFASRSSLHCCRIRFTWALALLQCLNLGFLLADVWFSFLPSIYLIFLIILYEGLLGGAAYVNTFHNIALETSDKHREFAMEASCISDTLGISLSGVLALPLHDFLCQLP; this is translated from the exons ATGGCAGGCTACGCGGGCTCGTGGCGGCGCCTTTCGGATTCTGAGG GGGAGGAGACCGCCCCGGAACCCCAGCCCCGTCTGTTGGACCGTCGGGGCGCCCATTGGAAGAACGCAGTGGGCTTCTG gctccTGGGCCTTTGCAACAACTTCTCCTATGTGGTGATGCTCAGTGCGGCTCACGACATCCTCAGCCACCAGAGGGCGCCAGGGAACCAGAGCCAG GTGGAGCCAGGCCCCACACCCGTCCCCCGCAATGGCTCGTCTCGATTTGACTGTAACTCTGTCTCCACAGCC GCCGTGCTCCTGGCAGACATCCTCCCCACGTTCCTCATCAAATTGCTGGCTCCTCTTGGCCTTCACCTGCTGCCCTACAG CCCTCGGGTTCTTGTTAGTGGAGCATGTGCTGCTGGAAGCTTCGTCCTGGTGGCCTTTTCTCACTCAGTGACGACCAGCCTGTGTG GCGTGGTCTTGGCCAGCATCTCGTCAGGTCTGGGAGAGGTCACCTTCCTTTCGCTCACGGCCTTCTACCCCAG GGCTGTGATCTCCTGGTGGTCCTCGGGGACTGGGGGAGCAGGGCTGCTGGGAGCACTGTCCTACCTGGGCCTCACCCAGGCTGGCCTCTCCCCCCAGCACACCTTGCTGTCCATGCTGGGGATCCCTGCCCTCCTGCTGGCCAG CTATTTCTTGTTGCTCACGTCCCCTGCGCCCCCGCAatctggaagggaggaagaagcAGAGACGGCAGCTCGGCAGCCCCTAATAAACAACGAGGTCTCCGAGTCAAAGCCAG GCTACGGCACAAGCCTCTCTCTTCATGAAAGGTGGACTGTGTTCAAG AGCCTGCTGCATTACATCGTCCCCTTGGTGCTGATTTACTTTGCCGAGTATTTCATCAATCAAGGACTT TTTGAGCTCCTCTACTTCCGGAACACGTCCCTGAGTCACGCTCAGCAGTACCGCTG GTACCAGATGCTGTACCAGGCCGGTGTCTTTGCCTCCCGCTCTTCTCTCCACTGTTGCCGCATCCGCTTCACGTGGGCCCTGGCCCTGCTGCAG TGCCTCAACCTGGGCTTCCTGCTGGCTGACGTGTGGTTCAGCTTCCTGCCGAGCATCTACCTCATCTTCCTGATCATTCTGTACGAGGGGCTCCTGGGGGGTGCGGCCTACGTGAACACCTTCCACAACATTGCCCTGGAG acCAGTGACAAGCACCGGGAATTTGCGATGGAGGCCTCCTGCATCTCGGACACCTTGGGGATCTCCTTGTCGGGGGTCCTGGCCTTGCCGCTGCACGATTTCCTCTGCCAGCTCCCCTGA
- the APOBR gene encoding apolipoprotein B receptor: protein MDFLRLHLPGLHQALRGALDSFSTFVAYLLGDEVPTAAGREAQAAKELGEVTTGRPGRAVEEEAQEALEGLRGWESKGDRELSGPGEARRRQEGDSAAEQTWDWKEGSSQGSQADRQDPGAWEAAKTTACQEPSAPVEARRRSEVGSGADGDESSQTPERQEPNEQEVNTGETLRTWKLEEEEEKEEEEVRVKEPRAAGGVESEWTWHGEPEGKAGAGWQKAAGDGRETEQVVKEAVAEETPEPGARGPGREEEMVVVVSGDQSIAAQGTQGPGAESEVWATSGWEEADLPGVRETEPGVVSGERPPEGTESIWTLDEVSKEDWKELVDEKREAEERLFLKHSQALGSEGGEEVAEDQLAGSAAAGGRESEEEVGAGFQDQAAWDGTEAEEKQDSEIRADEASLEEVVQAEEAKEEKGNRWTAEAEVPQHKEAKAPEGEADLEAIPEARPEKALAGERCQEEVQTGWEALSVGWGGLEHEVTEGQAPELMEGAQTPAKTPEEGQGAEEELWAFPGLSKEEAEESAETYPRDMGSVRPDFSEAEASGNRERGDMEKGDTQEERPDAEEGEGEVTGNQALEAEVRGGQVSGIPEVPEAGEQWKRAKDARCGSEEGEALGAEAGAGQALQESEKEERESKDGEGEMVVLCGADRPSWRGWSLEEEALSLRDREDTQIRSPSAAEIVEDKDVGEARAEDGEAWDAGLRRGWDLEGTQEAGGGAELAGAQPEEAAGGQSRGRQEFGLDCSAEGEATGLGRQAEAFQVREGEQEGDQAGAGEPAAAAGSCGMGHFPSGFQGVREPEGFTGEQVLEETEAGGWQEMKQGEDSEGQPGDHPSKGEERRFFDMEDVEEPGSQKPVAKEVDPEGLEDIEGPKEQSTDWDPPEAEPRPHWEAEAAEATGSATREARGSWSEATLPGSLLDVSVPRSRVLLSRSSSQRRSRPSFRRAPTCEQQQEPPSPPPEEEPPSPPPEEQLSAPEQSPLQPEEPPEPSPPRPEGTPVPARRRPLGYGFGLAHSGMMQELQARLGQPKPQ, encoded by the exons ATGGACTTCCTCCGGCTACACCTCCCTGGGCTGCATCAGGCCTTAAGGGGGGCACTG GACTCCTTCAGCACCTTTGTCGCCTACCTCCTGGGAGATGAGGTCCCCACTGCAGCAGGGAGGGAGGCGCAGGCAGCCAAGGAACTGGGGGAGGTGACCACAGGAAGGCCAGGCAGAGCTGTGGAGGAGGaagcccaggaggccctggagggcCTTAGAGGCTGGGAGAGCAAGGGAGACAGAGAACTGAGCGGACCTGGAGAGGCCAGAAGACGCCAGGAGGGAGATTCAGCTGCAGAACAGACCTGGGATTGGAAAGAAGGCAGCTCCCAGGGGTCCCAAGCAGACAGACAGGACCCTGGGGCCTGGGAGGCAGCCAAGACTACTGCATGCCAGGAGCCAAGTGCCCCTGTGGAGGCCAGGAGGAGGTCTGAGGTGGGGTCTGGGGCTGACGGAGACGAAAGCAGCCAAACCCCAGAGAGACAGGAACCTAATGAGCAGGAAGTGAACACAGGGGAGACGCTGAGAACCTGGaaactggaggaggaggaggagaaagaggaggaagaggtcaGGGTGAAAGAGCCAAGGGCAGCCGgaggggtggagtcagaatggacCTGGCACGGGGAGCCGGAGGGGAAGGCTGGCGCTGGCTGGCAGAAGGCGGCAGGGGATGGCAGGGAAACAGAGCAGGTGGTCAAGGAGGCAGTTGCCGAGGAGACCCCGGAGCCCGGGGCCAGAGGGcctgggagggaagaagagatggtggtAGTGGTGAGCGGCGACCAAAGCATTGCGGCTCAAGGGACGCAGGGACCAGGAGCAGAGTCTGAGGTCTGGGCGACCTCAGGCTGGGAAGAGGCTGACCTCCCAGGAGTCAGGGAGACAGAACCTGGGGTAGTTTCGGGAGAAAGGCCCCCAGAGGGTACTGAGAGCATCTGGACCCTAGACGAGGTCTCCAAGGAAGACTGGAAGGAGTTGGTGGATGAGAAGAGAGAGGCTGAGGAGAGGCTTTTTCTCAAacacagccaggccctggggtctgagggaggagaaGAAGTGGCTGAGGACCAGCTGGCAGGGAGTGCAGCTGCAGGAGGCCGCGAGTCGGAGGAGGAGGTAGGGGCAGGCTTCCAGGACCAGGCAGCCTGGGATGGGACAGAGGCTGAGGAGAAGCAAGACTCGGAGATCAGGGCTGATGAGGCCAGTCTGGAAGAGGTGGTGCAGGCAGAGGAAGCCAAGGAGGAGAAAGGGAACCGCTGGACTGCCGAGGCCGAGGTGCCCCAGCACAAAGAGGCAAAAGCGCCTGAAGGTGAGGCTGATTTGGAGGCAATCCCAGAGGCCAGGCCTGAGAAGGCGCTTGCCGGGGAGAGGTGCCAGGAGGAGGTTCAGACAGGATGGGAGGCACTGAGCGTGGGGTGGGGTGGCCTCGAACATGAGGTCACTGAAGGCCAGGCACCTGAGCTGATGGAAGGGGCCCAGACCCCGGCAAAGACACCTGAGGAAGGACAGGGGGCTGAGGAAGAGCTCTGGGCATTTCCTGGCCTGAGCAaagaggaggcagaagagagcGCCGAGACATATCCCAGGGACATGGGCTCTGTGAGGCCTGACTTCTCTGAGGCAGAAGCCTCAGGAAACAGGGAGAGAGGAGATATGGAGAAAGGAGACACCCAAGAAGAAAGACCAGATGCTgaagaaggagaaggggaggTGACAGGCAACCAGGCACTAGAGGCTGAGGTCAGAGGAGGCCAGGTATCTGGTATACCAGAGGTCCCAGAggctggggagcaatggaagagAGCAAAGGATGCCAGGTGTGGTTCAGAGGAGGGGGAGGCCCTGGGTGCAGAAGCAGGGGCAGGTCAGGCTCTGCAAGAGtcggaaaaagaagagagagaaagcaaggatggggagggggagatggtAGTGCTGTGCGGGGCAGACAGACCGTCCTGGAGAGGttggagcctggaggaggaggccctGAGCCTCCGGGACCGTGAGGACACACAGATCAGGAGTCCCTCAGCTGCTGAGATTGTGGAGGATAAGGATGTGGGGGAGGCCCGGGCCGAGGACGGGGAGGCCTGGGACGCAGGGTTGAGGAGAGGCTGGGACTTAGAAGGGACACAGGAGGCTGGAGGAGGTGCCGAGCTGGCGGGGGCCCAGCCTGAGGAGGCTGCGGGGGGACAGAGCAGAGGTAGGCAGGAGTTTGGCCTGGATTGCTCGGCAGAGGGGGAGGCAACTGGCCTAGGTCGCCAAGCAGAGGCTTTCCAGGTCCGTGAGGGAGAGCAGGAGGGTGACCAGGCGGGGGCCGGGGAGCCTGCAGCGGCAGCAGGAAGCTGTGGGATGGGTCACTTTCCCTCGGGCTTCCAGGGAGTGAGGGAGCCTGAGGGGTTCACAGGGGAGCAGGTGCTGGAGGAAACGGAGGCTGGGGGGTGGCAAGAGATGAAGCAAGGGGAGGACAGTGAGGGGCAGCCTGGGGACCACCCCTCCAAGGGAGAGGAGCGAAGGTTCTTTGACATGGAGGATGTCGAGGAgcctggaagccagaagccagtGGCCAAGGAGGTGGATCCAGAAGGCCTGGAGGACATCGAGGGTCCTAAGGAACAGTCAACAGATTGGGACCCTCCAGAGGCCGAGCCCAGGCCACACTGGGAGGCAGAGGCTGCTGAGGCCACAGGAAGCGCCACAAGGGAAGCTCGTGGCAGCTGGAGCGAG GCCACACTGCCCGGGTCCCTCCTGGACGTCTCCGTCCCGCGGAGCCGAGTGTTGCTGTCCCGCAGCTCCTCGCAGCGTCGTTCCCGGCCCTCTTTCCGCCGGGCCCCCACCTGTGAGCAGCAGCAGGAgcctcccagccccccacccgAGGAGGAgcctcccagccccccacccgAGGAGCAGCTGTCAGCCCCTGAGCAGAGCCCTCTCCAGCCAGAGGAACCCCCGGAGCCAAGTCCCCCGAGGCCTGAAGGGACCCCAGTGCCTGCCAGGAGAAGACCCCTGGGATACGG ATTTGGCCTTGCACACTCTGGCATGATGCAGGAACTGCAAGCTCGACTGGGCCAGCCAAAGCCCCAGTGA
- the CLN3 gene encoding battenin isoform X2 yields the protein MLSAAHDILSHQRAPGNQSQVEPGPTPVPRNGSSRFDCNSVSTAAVLLADILPTFLIKLLAPLGLHLLPYSPRVLVSGACAAGSFVLVAFSHSVTTSLCGVVLASISSGLGEVTFLSLTAFYPRAVISWWSSGTGGAGLLGALSYLGLTQAGLSPQHTLLSMLGIPALLLASYFLLLTSPAPPQSGREEEAETAARQPLINNEVSESKPGYGTSLSLHERWTVFKSLLHYIVPLVLIYFAEYFINQGLFELLYFRNTSLSHAQQYRWYQMLYQAGVFASRSSLHCCRIRFTWALALLQCLNLGFLLADVWFSFLPSIYLIFLIILYEGLLGGAAYVNTFHNIALETSDKHREFAMEASCISDTLGISLSGVLALPLHDFLCQLP from the exons ATGCTCAGTGCGGCTCACGACATCCTCAGCCACCAGAGGGCGCCAGGGAACCAGAGCCAG GTGGAGCCAGGCCCCACACCCGTCCCCCGCAATGGCTCGTCTCGATTTGACTGTAACTCTGTCTCCACAGCC GCCGTGCTCCTGGCAGACATCCTCCCCACGTTCCTCATCAAATTGCTGGCTCCTCTTGGCCTTCACCTGCTGCCCTACAG CCCTCGGGTTCTTGTTAGTGGAGCATGTGCTGCTGGAAGCTTCGTCCTGGTGGCCTTTTCTCACTCAGTGACGACCAGCCTGTGTG GCGTGGTCTTGGCCAGCATCTCGTCAGGTCTGGGAGAGGTCACCTTCCTTTCGCTCACGGCCTTCTACCCCAG GGCTGTGATCTCCTGGTGGTCCTCGGGGACTGGGGGAGCAGGGCTGCTGGGAGCACTGTCCTACCTGGGCCTCACCCAGGCTGGCCTCTCCCCCCAGCACACCTTGCTGTCCATGCTGGGGATCCCTGCCCTCCTGCTGGCCAG CTATTTCTTGTTGCTCACGTCCCCTGCGCCCCCGCAatctggaagggaggaagaagcAGAGACGGCAGCTCGGCAGCCCCTAATAAACAACGAGGTCTCCGAGTCAAAGCCAG GCTACGGCACAAGCCTCTCTCTTCATGAAAGGTGGACTGTGTTCAAG AGCCTGCTGCATTACATCGTCCCCTTGGTGCTGATTTACTTTGCCGAGTATTTCATCAATCAAGGACTT TTTGAGCTCCTCTACTTCCGGAACACGTCCCTGAGTCACGCTCAGCAGTACCGCTG GTACCAGATGCTGTACCAGGCCGGTGTCTTTGCCTCCCGCTCTTCTCTCCACTGTTGCCGCATCCGCTTCACGTGGGCCCTGGCCCTGCTGCAG TGCCTCAACCTGGGCTTCCTGCTGGCTGACGTGTGGTTCAGCTTCCTGCCGAGCATCTACCTCATCTTCCTGATCATTCTGTACGAGGGGCTCCTGGGGGGTGCGGCCTACGTGAACACCTTCCACAACATTGCCCTGGAG acCAGTGACAAGCACCGGGAATTTGCGATGGAGGCCTCCTGCATCTCGGACACCTTGGGGATCTCCTTGTCGGGGGTCCTGGCCTTGCCGCTGCACGATTTCCTCTGCCAGCTCCCCTGA